In one Chitinophaga sancti genomic region, the following are encoded:
- the lpxA gene encoding acyl-ACP--UDP-N-acetylglucosamine O-acyltransferase, with product MIHPLTYIHPDAKVAPNVKIDPFTVIHKNVEIGDGTWIGSNVTIMEGARIGKNCRIFPGSVISAIPQDLKFDGEETTTIIGDNTTIREYVTINRGTKDKWKTVIGSNCLIMAYSHIAHDCEVGNYCVFSNDTTLAGHITVGDHVVLAGMVAVQQFCKIGAHAFVTGGSLVRKDVPPYVKAAREPLSYVGVNSIGLKRRGFSLEKINHILDIYRVIFVKGYKLSKAVSIIEAEYPATDERDEILAFIRESGRGIMKGYTSLSSDD from the coding sequence ATGATCCATCCGCTTACTTACATCCACCCTGACGCGAAGGTGGCACCAAACGTTAAAATTGATCCGTTCACTGTAATTCACAAGAATGTTGAGATCGGTGATGGTACCTGGATCGGGTCTAATGTCACCATCATGGAAGGGGCAAGGATTGGAAAGAACTGCCGTATCTTCCCTGGCTCCGTTATATCCGCTATACCACAGGACCTCAAATTTGACGGAGAAGAGACCACCACCATTATCGGAGATAATACCACTATCCGTGAGTACGTAACCATCAACAGAGGAACCAAGGACAAATGGAAAACCGTTATCGGTTCTAACTGCCTGATCATGGCATACAGCCATATCGCACACGACTGTGAAGTAGGTAATTACTGTGTATTTTCTAACGACACTACCCTTGCCGGTCACATCACTGTAGGTGATCACGTTGTACTGGCAGGCATGGTGGCTGTACAGCAGTTCTGTAAGATCGGTGCACATGCTTTTGTAACTGGTGGTTCACTGGTAAGAAAAGATGTACCTCCTTATGTAAAAGCTGCACGTGAGCCATTGTCTTATGTAGGCGTGAACTCCATCGGTTTAAAAAGAAGAGGTTTCTCTCTGGAAAAGATCAATCACATCCTGGATATTTACCGCGTGATCTTCGTGAAAGGCTACAAACTGTCAAAAGCAGTAAGCATCATCGAAGCTGAATATCCTGCTACAGATGAAAGGGATGAAATCCTTGCATTCATCCGTGAGTCCGGACGTGGTATCATGAAAGGATATACGTCTCTCTCCAGTGACGACTGA
- a CDS encoding MBL fold metallo-hydrolase encodes MKVTFLGTGTSQGVPVIACGCRVCTSTDKHDKRLRSSILITDTPAGNIVIDTTPDFRYQMLRAEVKHLEAVLVTHSHKDHIAGMDDIRAFNYFQQRAIDIYATPFTQEGIMREFAYAFAEHKYPGIPELNLRTIGSEPFDVNGMTFIPINVMHHKMPVLGFRFGDFTYITDANFIAPEEKEKILGSRILVVNALRKEKHISHFTLEEAIALGQELKIPQVYFTHISHQMGLHAEVSQELPAGMALAYDGLEITL; translated from the coding sequence TTGAAAGTAACTTTCTTAGGAACAGGCACCTCCCAGGGCGTACCCGTTATAGCTTGTGGCTGCCGGGTATGTACTTCTACCGATAAGCATGATAAACGCCTGCGCAGCAGCATCCTTATTACTGATACCCCTGCCGGCAATATCGTAATCGATACTACCCCCGACTTCCGCTACCAGATGCTGAGAGCAGAGGTAAAACACCTGGAAGCCGTATTGGTAACCCACTCTCACAAAGATCATATAGCCGGTATGGACGACATCCGTGCTTTCAATTATTTTCAGCAGAGAGCGATCGATATTTATGCAACTCCATTTACGCAGGAAGGTATCATGCGTGAATTCGCCTATGCATTTGCAGAGCATAAATATCCGGGTATTCCGGAACTGAACCTCCGCACTATTGGTAGTGAACCATTTGATGTTAATGGAATGACATTCATCCCTATCAATGTCATGCATCACAAGATGCCGGTATTGGGTTTCCGCTTTGGAGATTTTACATACATCACCGATGCTAACTTCATTGCGCCGGAAGAAAAAGAAAAGATCCTTGGCTCCCGGATATTGGTGGTAAATGCCCTGCGCAAAGAGAAACATATATCTCACTTCACCCTGGAAGAGGCAATTGCCCTCGGCCAGGAATTAAAAATACCCCAGGTATACTTCACGCATATCAGTCACCAGATGGGATTACATGCAGAAGTATCACAAGAGCTTCCAGCCGGTATGGCATTAGCATACGACGGATTAGAAATAACTCTCTAA
- a CDS encoding ABC transporter ATP-binding protein: protein MRITLDQTGKRFNYDWIFRRVNASFEAGQRYAILGPNGSGKSTLLQVISGHLLHNEGTVSYHYSDSSLAPDQFFQYCAIAAPYLELIEEFTLAESIDFHLQFKQFIPGVTPQKAAEAVGLQSSMRKQVKHFSSGMKQRLKLALAIFSDVPVLLLDEPCTNLDAAGVKLYQELITTYAKDRMIIVSSNDEQEYFMCEQRMSILDYK from the coding sequence ATGAGAATAACGCTGGACCAGACTGGTAAACGCTTTAACTACGATTGGATCTTCCGTCGGGTCAACGCCAGCTTTGAAGCAGGTCAACGTTATGCCATACTTGGCCCCAATGGTTCAGGTAAGTCTACGTTATTACAGGTAATCAGCGGTCATTTATTGCATAATGAAGGTACCGTCAGCTACCATTATTCCGACAGCTCCCTGGCCCCCGATCAGTTTTTTCAATACTGCGCCATCGCAGCCCCTTACCTGGAACTGATCGAAGAATTTACCCTCGCAGAAAGCATCGATTTCCATTTACAGTTCAAGCAATTTATACCTGGTGTTACACCGCAAAAAGCAGCGGAGGCCGTAGGTCTGCAATCCTCTATGCGCAAGCAGGTGAAACACTTTTCTTCAGGCATGAAGCAAAGATTAAAACTTGCATTGGCTATCTTTTCAGATGTGCCTGTATTATTGCTGGATGAGCCTTGCACCAACCTTGATGCAGCAGGCGTAAAGCTGTACCAGGAGCTGATTACAACATATGCGAAAGACCGGATGATCATTGTCAGTTCCAACGATGAGCAGGAGTATTTCATGTGTGAACAGCGCATGAGTATCTTGGACTACAAATGA
- a CDS encoding MFS transporter, producing the protein MQKTASKKVINGWAMYDWANSVYNLVITTTFFPIYFTSATKAAYGSDRIPFFGKYFINSALYDYAMAAAFLIAAIASPILSSIADTRGNKKRYLMMFTWLGGISCSALYLFRGGNVEYGVIFFILATLGYCGGLVFYNSYLPEIAAEEDRDRVSAKGFAMGYIGSVLLQLIGFALVTIKPFGIGDGQAVLITFLLVGVWWIGFAQITFVRLPASKGTIADHKAGALTEGFTELRKVYAQVKTMPVLKRFLRAFFFYSMGVQTVMMAATIFGAQELHLEPSILISVVVVIQVVAIAGASGMAWLSGRFGNLRVLISVVFVWIGVCVGGYRMQTATDFYIMATVVGLVMGGVQSLSRSTYAKLMPETEDTASFFSYYDVTEKLSIVIGMITFGVIHEATGSMRNSVIALAAFFLIGLAWLFSARRKQTQLQ; encoded by the coding sequence ATGCAAAAGACTGCCAGTAAGAAAGTAATTAACGGGTGGGCCATGTATGACTGGGCTAACTCCGTTTACAACCTGGTAATTACAACTACCTTTTTCCCTATCTACTTTACTAGCGCCACAAAAGCTGCCTATGGCAGTGACCGCATTCCTTTTTTCGGAAAATACTTTATCAACTCTGCCCTGTACGACTACGCCATGGCTGCAGCTTTTTTGATTGCTGCCATTGCCTCTCCTATCCTGTCATCTATTGCGGATACAAGGGGTAATAAGAAACGTTATCTCATGATGTTCACCTGGCTGGGAGGCATTAGCTGTAGTGCTCTCTACCTGTTCAGAGGAGGTAACGTAGAGTACGGGGTGATATTCTTTATCCTCGCGACCCTGGGCTATTGCGGGGGCTTAGTGTTTTACAATTCCTATCTGCCTGAAATTGCAGCCGAGGAAGACCGTGACAGGGTTAGTGCCAAAGGCTTTGCCATGGGATACATCGGGAGCGTGTTGTTACAGCTGATAGGGTTTGCACTGGTAACTATTAAACCATTTGGTATCGGTGATGGTCAGGCAGTACTTATTACCTTCCTGCTGGTGGGTGTATGGTGGATCGGCTTTGCCCAGATCACCTTTGTACGCCTGCCTGCTTCAAAAGGTACAATTGCTGACCATAAAGCTGGCGCACTGACAGAGGGCTTTACCGAGCTGCGTAAAGTGTATGCACAGGTAAAAACCATGCCTGTACTCAAACGCTTCCTGAGAGCTTTTTTCTTTTATAGTATGGGCGTGCAGACGGTTATGATGGCAGCAACCATCTTTGGTGCACAGGAACTTCACCTGGAACCTTCCATTCTTATTAGTGTGGTGGTGGTTATCCAGGTAGTAGCCATTGCAGGGGCCTCAGGCATGGCATGGCTCTCCGGCAGGTTTGGTAACCTGCGTGTTTTGATTAGTGTGGTATTCGTATGGATAGGTGTCTGTGTGGGTGGTTACCGGATGCAGACCGCTACCGACTTTTATATTATGGCTACAGTAGTAGGCCTGGTTATGGGAGGTGTTCAATCCCTAAGCCGCTCTACGTACGCCAAGCTGATGCCGGAAACGGAGGATACAGCAAGTTTTTTCAGTTACTATGACGTGACAGAAAAGCTTTCTATCGTGATTGGTATGATCACCTTTGGAGTCATCCACGAGGCAACAGGCAGTATGCGCAATTCTGTAATTGCACTGGCGGCCTTCTTTTTGATTGGCCTCGCATGGCTGTTCTCCGCACGGAGAAAGCAAACGCAACTACAATAG
- a CDS encoding co-chaperone GroES, whose amino-acid sequence MATHLTIDNKLKKLIVVGDRVLVKPLTPNERTESGLYLPPGMQEKEKVQSGYVIKTGPGYAIPLPSEEDDAWKGEEEKVKYIPLQAKEGDLAIFLLNGSTEVSYQGDKYFIVPQSAILMLEREEDL is encoded by the coding sequence ATGGCAACACACCTGACAATAGATAATAAATTGAAAAAGCTGATTGTTGTAGGCGACAGGGTACTGGTAAAACCCCTTACCCCTAATGAACGCACAGAAAGTGGGCTGTATCTGCCTCCCGGAATGCAGGAAAAGGAAAAGGTACAATCGGGATATGTGATCAAAACAGGCCCCGGATACGCCATTCCATTACCGTCTGAAGAAGATGATGCCTGGAAAGGAGAAGAAGAGAAAGTGAAGTATATTCCTTTGCAGGCAAAGGAAGGCGATCTGGCCATCTTCCTGCTCAATGGCTCCACAGAAGTGTCTTACCAGGGCGACAAGTACTTCATTGTACCGCAGAGCGCGATACTGATGCTGGAAAGAGAAGAAGATCTCTAA
- a CDS encoding MBL fold metallo-hydrolase, which produces MKLYTVDTGYFKLDGGAMFGVVPKSIWQKIYAPDENNLCSWAMRCLLIEDGKRLILVDTGMGDKQDAKWFGHYHLHGDATLDSSLAKLGFHKDDITDVFMTHLHFDHCGGSIIRQGDKLLPAFKNATYWSNEDHWNWAIKPNDREKASFLKENILPMQESGQLKFVEAKDGVSFTENINLRFVNGHTEAQMLPQIKYKDKTILYMADLLPSIGHIPMPYVMAYDMFPLTTLQEKKAYLTEALEQQYVLYLEHDPAVECVVLQQTEKGIRAGETFPLSAL; this is translated from the coding sequence ATGAAACTATATACCGTAGACACAGGCTATTTTAAATTGGATGGGGGGGCTATGTTTGGCGTAGTACCCAAGAGTATCTGGCAAAAAATATATGCACCAGACGAAAATAATTTATGCTCCTGGGCCATGCGCTGCCTGCTCATCGAAGATGGCAAGCGCCTGATCCTCGTAGACACCGGTATGGGTGATAAGCAGGATGCGAAATGGTTCGGCCACTACCACCTGCATGGCGATGCGACCCTGGATAGCTCCCTGGCAAAACTGGGTTTCCATAAAGACGACATCACAGATGTGTTTATGACCCATCTGCACTTTGACCATTGCGGAGGTTCTATTATCAGACAAGGCGACAAACTGCTGCCGGCATTCAAAAATGCTACCTACTGGAGCAATGAAGATCACTGGAACTGGGCGATAAAACCAAATGACAGGGAGAAAGCCTCTTTCCTGAAAGAAAACATCCTGCCGATGCAGGAAAGTGGTCAGCTGAAGTTTGTGGAAGCAAAAGATGGCGTTTCCTTCACTGAAAATATCAATCTCCGGTTTGTAAACGGGCATACCGAAGCGCAAATGCTGCCACAGATAAAATACAAGGATAAAACCATCCTGTACATGGCAGACCTGCTGCCTAGCATCGGTCACATTCCCATGCCTTACGTTATGGCATACGACATGTTCCCGCTGACAACCCTTCAGGAAAAGAAAGCTTACCTGACTGAGGCCCTGGAGCAGCAGTATGTACTGTACCTGGAGCATGATCCGGCTGTAGAATGCGTGGTACTTCAACAAACAGAGAAAGGCATCAGGGCCGGGGAAACCTTCCCGCTGTCTGCCCTCTAG
- a CDS encoding HD domain-containing protein, translating to MAERKRKIVNDPVYGFITIDHPLIFAIISHPYYQRLRRIHQMALAHMVYPGAMHTRFHHSIGAYHLMSCALSELKGKGVEITDEEEIAARMAILLHDIGHGPYSHALENGIIEGVSHEKISQWLMEELNKELNGALSLTIEIFNGRYHKTFLHQLVSSQLDVDRMDYLNRDSFYTGVSEGVIGYDRIIKMLTVQRNELMVEEKGIYSIEKFIVARRLMYWQVYLHKTVLSAENMLVKILKRAKELALKGVSLYASPALAYFLYHTITAANFEQEPACLQQFCLLDDFDILSAIKVWANHSDPVLSLLCKWLTNRNLFKCLLSNEAFDTSAITLLKTQVQERYGISSHDLDYFVFTGTASLSAYNINNERINILFKDGTVKDISSIDNALVSHTLAIPVKKFYICHPKI from the coding sequence ATGGCAGAACGCAAGAGAAAAATTGTAAATGATCCGGTGTATGGCTTCATCACGATAGATCATCCGTTGATCTTTGCCATAATTTCCCACCCTTATTACCAGCGTCTGCGCCGTATTCATCAGATGGCGCTGGCACATATGGTTTATCCGGGTGCAATGCATACCCGTTTTCATCACAGCATAGGGGCTTATCACCTGATGAGTTGTGCCTTGAGTGAGTTAAAAGGAAAAGGGGTAGAAATTACGGACGAAGAGGAAATTGCCGCTAGGATGGCTATTTTGCTGCATGATATAGGTCACGGACCTTATTCTCATGCCCTGGAAAACGGGATCATTGAAGGGGTTTCCCATGAAAAGATCAGCCAGTGGCTGATGGAGGAATTGAATAAGGAGCTGAATGGTGCCCTGAGCCTGACAATAGAAATCTTCAACGGGCGTTATCATAAAACGTTTCTCCATCAGCTGGTGTCGAGCCAGCTGGATGTGGACAGGATGGATTACCTGAATCGCGACAGCTTTTATACGGGAGTATCTGAGGGAGTAATTGGTTATGACCGTATTATAAAGATGCTGACTGTGCAACGGAATGAGCTGATGGTGGAAGAAAAGGGGATTTATTCTATTGAAAAGTTCATTGTGGCCCGTCGATTGATGTATTGGCAGGTATACCTGCACAAGACGGTGCTGAGCGCAGAGAATATGCTGGTCAAAATACTGAAGCGAGCTAAGGAACTGGCACTTAAGGGAGTATCGCTGTATGCCTCACCGGCGTTAGCATATTTCCTGTACCATACAATTACTGCGGCCAACTTCGAACAGGAGCCAGCTTGTCTCCAGCAGTTCTGCCTACTGGATGATTTTGATATTTTAAGCGCGATCAAGGTATGGGCGAACCATAGCGACCCAGTCCTTTCCTTGTTATGTAAATGGTTGACAAACAGGAATTTATTTAAATGCCTGCTCAGTAATGAGGCTTTTGATACCTCGGCCATAACTTTATTGAAAACACAGGTACAAGAAAGATACGGCATTTCTAGCCATGATCTTGATTACTTTGTCTTCACAGGAACAGCTAGCCTGAGCGCGTACAACATTAATAATGAAAGGATTAACATCCTTTTTAAGGACGGTACGGTAAAGGATATTTCGTCAATCGATAATGCATTGGTTAGTCATACACTGGCTATACCCGTAAAAAAATTCTACATTTGTCATCCAAAAATCTAA
- a CDS encoding bifunctional UDP-3-O-[3-hydroxymyristoyl] N-acetylglucosamine deacetylase/3-hydroxyacyl-ACP dehydratase — protein MMDNQHSSNQHTIKAPVTVSGVGLHTGASVNMTLKPGIPGSGIKFRRIDLPNQPVVKADVDYVVDTSRSTTLEHNGARVNTIEHIMAALVGTGVDNIEIDIDGPEVPIMDGSAMPFIEIIEQIGVAEQDAKKVYYTIDTNITYYDDKKNVEMVALPAVDYRVTCMIDFNSPVLGTQHANLNSLADFKSEIAPCRTFVFLHELEYLINNNLIKGGDINNAIVIVDKPVSEEELARLATVFQRKNISVEQREGILNNIKLRFPNEPARHKLLDILGDLALVGYPIKAHIIANRPGHASNVEFARRLKQYIKKNKHIKDVPVYDPNKPAIFDLPRIERTLPHRFPMLLVDKIIDLTDTQVVGIKNVTFNEPFFQGHFPNNPVMPGVLQVEALAQCGGILALNTVPDPENYDTYFIKIDNCKFKQKVFPGDTMILKMELLSPIRRGIVEMRGTVFVGTKIVTEGDLTAQIIKSRDAKK, from the coding sequence ATGATGGATAATCAACATTCGTCCAATCAGCACACGATAAAAGCTCCTGTTACGGTATCGGGTGTAGGTTTGCACACAGGTGCCAGCGTAAATATGACCCTCAAACCTGGTATTCCCGGATCGGGTATTAAGTTCAGACGTATTGATCTGCCAAACCAACCTGTTGTAAAGGCGGATGTAGATTATGTAGTAGATACTTCCAGGAGTACCACCCTGGAACACAATGGTGCAAGAGTAAATACAATCGAACATATCATGGCAGCACTGGTGGGTACCGGTGTTGACAACATTGAAATAGATATTGATGGTCCTGAAGTACCTATCATGGATGGTAGCGCTATGCCTTTTATCGAGATCATCGAGCAGATAGGCGTTGCTGAACAGGATGCAAAGAAGGTATATTATACTATCGACACCAATATTACCTATTACGACGATAAGAAAAATGTGGAAATGGTAGCACTGCCTGCAGTAGATTACCGTGTCACATGTATGATCGACTTCAACTCTCCGGTACTGGGTACACAGCATGCGAACCTGAACAGCCTGGCTGATTTCAAATCAGAGATCGCTCCCTGCCGTACCTTCGTATTCCTGCATGAGCTGGAATATCTGATCAACAACAACCTGATCAAAGGTGGCGATATCAACAACGCGATCGTGATCGTTGATAAACCTGTAAGCGAAGAAGAACTGGCTCGCCTGGCGACAGTTTTCCAGCGCAAGAATATCAGCGTAGAGCAGCGTGAAGGTATCCTGAATAATATCAAACTGCGTTTCCCGAATGAACCTGCACGTCACAAACTGCTGGACATTCTGGGCGACCTGGCACTGGTAGGTTATCCTATCAAGGCACATATCATCGCCAACCGTCCGGGCCATGCATCCAATGTGGAGTTTGCCCGTCGCCTGAAACAATACATTAAGAAGAACAAGCACATTAAAGATGTGCCTGTATATGATCCTAATAAACCGGCTATTTTTGACCTTCCACGAATAGAACGGACCCTGCCACATCGTTTTCCAATGCTGCTGGTAGACAAGATCATTGATCTGACTGATACACAGGTAGTCGGTATCAAGAATGTAACTTTCAACGAGCCCTTCTTCCAGGGGCACTTCCCAAACAATCCGGTAATGCCGGGTGTATTACAGGTAGAAGCCCTGGCACAATGTGGAGGTATACTCGCTTTGAATACCGTTCCTGATCCTGAAAACTACGATACATATTTTATCAAGATCGACAACTGTAAGTTCAAGCAAAAGGTATTCCCGGGTGATACGATGATTCTGAAGATGGAGCTGCTCAGCCCTATCAGAAGAGGTATCGTGGAAATGCGGGGAACTGTATTTGTAGGTACCAAGATCGTTACAGAGGGCGACCTGACTGCTCAAATCATTAAATCAAGAGACGCCAAAAAATAG
- a CDS encoding ComEA family DNA-binding protein, translated as MKPFLHFTALERRGIIALIILTTISTYTPTMIAHYFPLKTDKDTLFQKDMAAFQADLKKAPPPPKKHITFYRPRQSVITIDINRADSAAWESLKGIGPVLAARITRFRDKLGGFYAISQIRETYGLPDSTFNKIQPYLRLNAVSLKKLDLNSADEQTLAQHPYIRYKLARLIVLYRNNNGPFSRPTDLLGIPLVDDSIYRKIEHYIKTEKPPI; from the coding sequence ATGAAACCATTCCTGCATTTCACCGCGCTTGAAAGACGAGGCATTATTGCTTTGATCATACTCACCACTATAAGTACCTATACCCCCACAATGATCGCCCACTACTTCCCGTTAAAAACCGACAAGGATACTTTATTCCAAAAAGATATGGCCGCTTTTCAGGCCGATCTGAAAAAAGCCCCGCCTCCGCCTAAAAAACATATTACCTTTTACCGCCCCCGGCAATCAGTAATCACCATCGACATTAACAGGGCTGATTCAGCAGCCTGGGAGTCATTGAAAGGAATAGGACCTGTGCTGGCTGCACGAATTACCCGCTTTAGAGATAAACTGGGCGGTTTTTATGCCATCTCCCAGATCAGGGAGACTTACGGCCTGCCAGACAGCACATTTAACAAAATTCAACCTTACCTGCGATTGAATGCAGTTTCACTAAAAAAACTGGACCTCAACAGCGCAGATGAGCAAACTTTGGCCCAACATCCGTACATAAGGTATAAACTGGCGCGCTTAATTGTACTGTATCGCAATAACAACGGGCCTTTTAGCCGGCCAACTGACCTTCTTGGCATACCATTGGTGGATGACAGTATTTATCGTAAAATTGAACATTACATCAAAACAGAAAAACCCCCGATATGA
- the lpxD gene encoding UDP-3-O-(3-hydroxymyristoyl)glucosamine N-acyltransferase, translating into MQFSALQLATMLDGKLEGNPDVKVNNIAKIEEAGEGMLSFIANPKYEEFIYTTNASILIVNESLVTERPVKSTLIRVKDAYSAFAQLLEQYKQLVGNKTGIQQPSFVPASVKTGSNVFIGAFAYLGENVVLGNNVKIYPGVYLGDNVVVGDDTVIFPGVKVYENCELGKRVILHANCVLGGDGFGFAPQPDGKYKKVPQIGNVVIHDDVEIGANTTIDRATMGSTIIRQGVKLDNLIQIAHNVDIDTNTVIAAQTGISGSTKIGKNCVIGGQVGLVGHIQLADGTKINAQSGLSKSITEPNTALMGSPAFDYKSSLKSQAIFRNLPDLEKRVKELEDMVKQLLSVREGV; encoded by the coding sequence ATGCAGTTTAGCGCATTACAATTGGCTACCATGTTGGATGGTAAGCTGGAAGGCAACCCGGACGTAAAAGTGAATAACATCGCCAAAATCGAAGAGGCGGGTGAAGGGATGCTCAGTTTCATCGCCAATCCCAAATACGAAGAATTCATCTATACGACCAATGCTTCCATACTCATTGTGAACGAGAGCCTGGTTACTGAACGGCCTGTAAAATCAACCCTGATCAGGGTGAAAGATGCTTACAGCGCATTCGCCCAGTTATTGGAGCAATATAAACAGCTGGTAGGCAACAAAACTGGTATTCAACAACCATCTTTTGTACCTGCATCTGTAAAAACAGGTAGCAACGTCTTTATCGGAGCATTTGCTTACCTGGGTGAAAATGTCGTATTGGGCAATAATGTGAAGATCTATCCGGGTGTATACCTGGGAGATAATGTCGTAGTAGGTGATGACACCGTGATCTTCCCGGGTGTGAAAGTATATGAGAACTGTGAGCTGGGCAAGCGGGTAATCCTGCATGCTAACTGCGTACTGGGTGGCGATGGCTTCGGTTTTGCGCCTCAGCCTGATGGTAAGTACAAAAAAGTACCTCAGATCGGCAACGTGGTAATTCATGATGACGTTGAGATCGGTGCAAATACCACCATCGACAGGGCTACAATGGGATCAACTATCATCCGCCAGGGTGTGAAACTGGATAACCTGATCCAGATCGCCCACAACGTGGATATCGATACTAATACAGTGATCGCGGCACAGACCGGCATTTCCGGCAGTACCAAGATTGGAAAGAACTGCGTGATCGGTGGTCAGGTAGGTCTTGTAGGCCACATCCAACTTGCTGATGGCACCAAGATCAACGCACAGAGTGGTCTTTCCAAATCCATTACCGAGCCTAATACCGCCCTGATGGGATCTCCTGCTTTTGACTACAAAAGTTCACTAAAAAGTCAGGCAATTTTTAGAAATTTGCCGGACCTTGAAAAACGGGTAAAAGAGCTGGAGGATATGGTAAAACAGTTACTTTCTGTAAGAGAGGGTGTTTAA
- the porX gene encoding T9SS response regulator signal transducer PorX, with amino-acid sequence MSQINILWVDDEIESLKSQIMFLENKGYKVSALTNGYDALEFLKEQVVDVVLLDESMPGITGLETLARIKEIDQQIPVVMITKNEAENVMDEAIGSQITDYLIKPVNPNQVLLSLKKIIDNKRLVAEKTTIAYQQDFRTLFMALNSGPDYNEWMDLYKKLVYWEMEMAKTNNPEMMEVLNTQKAEANTEFAKFISRNYASWVSPKAKDAPVMSHSVFKEKVVPQLDSEVSNFFIIIDNLRLDQWKAILPIFLDSFRLVTEDTFYSILPTSTQYSRNAIFAGLLPVDIESRFPQQWKNDDEEGGKNLYEEEFFADQLKRLKMDPRFSYTKVTTHNDGQHLVNNIHNLLAYPLNVIVYNFVDMLSHARTEMEVLKELAGDETSYRSITASWFEHSPLHQALRKVADKKINLIIATDHGNVRVKTPVKVIGDKQTTTNLRYKHGRNLNYDAKEVLAFRDPREAGLPKPNVNSSYIFAKEDGYLCYPNNYNYFVNFYRNTFQHGGISLEEVIVPVARLVSK; translated from the coding sequence ATGAGTCAAATAAATATACTCTGGGTAGATGACGAAATAGAATCACTGAAATCGCAAATCATGTTCCTGGAAAATAAGGGATACAAAGTGTCTGCCCTTACCAACGGTTATGATGCCCTGGAATTCCTGAAGGAACAGGTGGTAGATGTAGTGCTGCTCGATGAGTCTATGCCAGGTATTACCGGACTCGAAACCCTCGCAAGGATCAAGGAGATAGATCAGCAGATTCCTGTGGTCATGATCACCAAAAATGAGGCAGAAAATGTAATGGACGAAGCCATCGGCTCCCAGATCACTGACTACCTCATTAAACCTGTAAACCCAAACCAGGTACTCCTTTCTCTGAAAAAAATCATTGATAATAAGCGACTTGTAGCCGAAAAGACCACCATTGCCTACCAGCAGGACTTCCGCACCCTGTTCATGGCGCTGAACTCGGGCCCTGACTACAACGAGTGGATGGACCTCTATAAGAAGCTGGTTTACTGGGAAATGGAAATGGCCAAGACCAATAATCCTGAGATGATGGAGGTCTTAAATACCCAAAAAGCCGAAGCCAATACGGAATTTGCCAAGTTCATCTCCCGCAACTATGCCAGCTGGGTAAGCCCCAAGGCCAAAGACGCCCCCGTGATGTCGCATTCCGTATTCAAAGAGAAAGTAGTACCCCAGCTTGACAGCGAAGTGTCTAACTTCTTCATAATCATAGATAACCTGCGCCTGGACCAGTGGAAGGCCATTCTGCCTATCTTCCTGGATTCTTTCAGGCTGGTGACTGAAGATACTTTTTACAGTATACTCCCTACTTCTACTCAATATAGCCGCAATGCCATCTTTGCAGGCTTGCTGCCGGTAGATATTGAAAGTCGTTTTCCTCAGCAATGGAAAAACGATGACGAAGAAGGAGGGAAGAACCTGTACGAAGAAGAATTCTTTGCCGATCAGCTGAAGCGCCTGAAAATGGATCCCCGCTTCTCCTATACCAAAGTAACTACCCATAACGACGGCCAGCACCTGGTGAATAACATTCATAACCTGCTTGCCTATCCGCTGAATGTAATTGTGTACAACTTTGTGGATATGCTCAGTCATGCACGTACAGAAATGGAAGTGCTGAAAGAACTGGCGGGCGATGAAACCTCCTACCGGTCTATTACAGCCAGCTGGTTTGAACATTCTCCGCTGCACCAGGCACTGCGCAAGGTGGCTGACAAAAAGATCAACCTGATCATCGCGACTGACCATGGCAATGTGAGAGTGAAAACACCGGTGAAAGTGATTGGTGATAAACAGACCACTACCAACCTGCGTTATAAACATGGCCGCAACCTGAATTATGACGCCAAAGAAGTACTGGCCTTCAGAGATCCGCGCGAAGCCGGCTTGCCCAAGCCGAATGTAAACTCCTCCTACATCTTTGCAAAAGAAGATGGCTACCTCTGCTATCCTAATAACTACAACTACTTTGTGAACTTCTACCGCAATACCTTTCAGCATGGTGGTATTTCGCTCGAAGAGGTGATCGTACCTGTAGCAAGGTTGGTGAGTAAATAA